Below is a window of Nicotiana tabacum cultivar K326 chromosome 19, ASM71507v2, whole genome shotgun sequence DNA.
GTATATTTGGCCTTTGCGGTACTAACTTTGTGCTATGTTTTTGTCATTCAAAAGAGAGTGAATAGGTCCACAATTTTCTGCATGGTCGAGGAAGTGATATTGATGTACTAGAGAAATTAAATATATTGAATCACTAAATGGAAAGCTACCTAAATTCTTCAAAGCCCGAGGCTCTGGGCCGGAGACCGACGACTAAAAGAACCTTTGAAAAGGAGACCTCCTTTTTTCATCAAATATATATGCAACTTCAAAAGTGTTTATGCAATTAATAAAAGCGTTGTTTTTATTTGAGTGTTAGTTTTATGCACAGAgggtattaaatatatttataagatagttatacataaaatttctatGATAAGCGAATTTCTATGATAAGTATGCTAACCGGATAAAATTGATTACTAGCACAGGTTAAGTTACACTCTAATGTAACATATCCTTACAAAAAAAAGGGTTTCATATAACCAACCAATAACAGGATTACGTCCATGATTAGTCGGATTTTTGTAGACATTTACATATTCCAATCACCTAAGTAGAGTTATATATCATCATTTCCATAGGCACCTTAGAGAATTTAGAGAAAATTATTCCCCTAAAAGTACATAGTAATTCCATTAATTAATTATGCTATACTATCATCTCCAACAACTTTGGAATTAAAATCTTGCTGTATTGTTGCTGATGAAGTTTGATTTTTGGAATACCATGTAGCCCAAAACAGATAGTTGAGGAAGTTGAGAAAGCTCAGCACTGCcaacaacctatagaaaagatcAAGTCTGTCTTTGTTGAGATTATTGTCACTAAGCCAGCCACCATGTGATGAATTTGAAGTGGTCTTATTCACTAATGAAACAAGAAGTGAGCTTAAATAAAAGCCAAATGAATATGAGCAATAAGTAATGGCTGTTAAAAAGGATTGCATCCCTTTTAACGATTGCTTGTAAAAGAACTCAATAAGTCCAACTGCAGTGAACATCTCAGATATTCCAAAAATCAAGAATTGTGGGGTGATCCAAAATATTGATATAGTTTTATTTTCGTTCACTGCAGAAATTCTCCTTTTGTTTTCCATTAAGGCTGCTGATACCATGGAGAAAGTCGCGATAAATAGGCCAAGACCTATACGTTGCAGAGGGGTGATGCCTGTTGAGACGacataatataaataattaattaaaattgtaCTCTTTCAGACTGGTTAAAATTTTAAATGAAATGCTCACGTATTTCAATAATACCTGAATCATGACCGGTGAATTTTCTCGCAAAAGGGACGAAAAATGTGTCATAGAGAGGGACTATGAAAATTAACAATATGTAAGGAATTGATTGAAGGGAAGCTGGAGGTATATGGAAATTTTTAATTAGCTTAGTGTTCATGGTACTTCCTTGTTGTACTGAAAAAGTTTGAAGTTGTGCTAAAATGGTATTGAAAATTATAGTGCAAGCAAAGATGGGAATGACTGAAATTAGGATCTTCACTTGCTCTACTTGTGTTACTGTGCAAAGTCTCCATCGACTTATCTCTTTTGTGTTATTTCCATCTTGCACTTTTATACAAGCCTTGTCCGAGAATCTGAAAATAGGACAAAAAGAAAGTTCTCTACATAATTAGTGTGGAAGAATATACCAAAGTAGTGCTAAACTATGATTACCATTATGccttaaaactaaattaagtAACATTAAGCAAAGAGTGTAGTAAGTGGCGAATTCCTACTTTAGCTATATCACTGCATGCATATACTATCTCAGTAGAATATTATGATGATAATATTAGACGTGTTATGATCAAGTGCTTATCATCATGCCAAAAGCTAATTATAGTCGATAGTAAGAACGTAACTTGATTTCTTAACCAAGCACACCAAACAAGTGTCATGTTCGATCATGACTCCGACCCGAACCCCCAGCCACTTACCCAACAATTACTAATAATTATATGTACTTATAAACAATTCGTTAAACTATCACGTCACCTAATAAATAACTATAGCTGGTTATCGTCAATAAGAATACTTAAATGTACGTACCTGAATCGATTGGTGTGAAGAAGAATACCAATATTATCATGAAGCATACGTGTATCTGATGGAGAAATATGCTTTCTGTTTAAGAATGCAGCCACCAAAACCTGCCATTAACCATAAATATAAGAATAGTTAAGACCACttcttcaatatttttttaaaaatatttttattgttatattgggattgttttttctttctttgtgggGTTGGGGGTGGGTTGGCCGATccataatttaaaatttataaatttatctTAAAATAATATACAATAATGACTAGCTAACTTTACCGTTAAAcatttataaatattaaatatacttttgaatacatatatatgatCTGAGTTCACTTAAAGACATAGTTTAAATGATATATCCGCCTGTGGGTTGGGGGATGGCAAAGACTAATAGAAGATGCCAAATTCTCCGACAGATGAATAAATGGAAGCCTTAATAATGATGAACTAGAGCTCTTTCCTAGAACATGAATAAGAAGATGACACTTGCATATGTATGTTATTTATATAATTGAGAAATATATATAGAGGGATTACTTTAATCTTGTCGgcgaaagagaaaagaaaaaaagttagaactagcattaaaaaatagaaaatggcaACCAACCCAATTCCAGGTCGTCATTATTAGACATCCTAGTAATAATGCAATGGGAGTGAAAATGCAAGATATTAAAAGGAATTAATTTACCTTGTGCAATGGGAGTGAAAATGCAAGATATTAAAAGGAATTAATTTTACCTGTGCAATGGGAGTGAAAATGCAAGATATTAAAAGGAATTAATTTTACCTGTGCAATGGGAGTGAAAATGCTTCCTTGAGGAGGTTTATTTCTGTAAAAAAAAGTGCCAGCAACTAAGGTAATTAATCCCAAAGCCATAGCAGCAGCAGagacaccaaaaccaacatccaTTCCAGAATGTGTTTGTACCCAAACAAGAAGTGTAAGAGCAATGAGTTGATCCATTGAAAATGCAAAATAAGCAGCATTGAAATATCTTGAAAGTTGCTTTGACTGCTTTTGATGATTAAATTGGTCAGCACCATGAGAAATCATATTTGGTTTCACACAACCACTCCCTAATGCAACCAAATACAATGCCACAAAGAATATTAAGGCTTTGAAACCCTTTGCTTCTGCACATAATTGGTCTCCATTATCATGAGTATTTAGCATGTTGTTGCATTTTGGTGGTTTTAGCTGTGGAAGATGAGCTTGCACTGACAGTAATATGAAACCCTACATACACAAGTGAGAAAATAAATTACTACTATATATATAAAGATTAAAGAGTAGTCTTACATATTTAGACTCCTTTTTTAGAGCATGATAATGAAATAAAAGGTGGGTGATATAAAGATTCATGTTTTCCACAGACTGACCTAATTAACCCATTGAATTAATACGTCTACTCAATATATATTTAGTAAGTAGTAGTAGTATTAAATACCGAAAGTTCGACAAAGGCGAAGATGAGGAGGGTCCAAAAGGAAGCAAGATAAGAGTCGGATAGATAGCCTCCAAGTAGGGAGAGGATAAAGACGGTCCCTATAAAGTTGGTCACTATATTTGCTGATTCTGACAATGAAAAGTGCATCTCATTTATCACATATGTTATCAGGTTGTTCCCTACTGCTGCTATTCCCATTATCTCCAATCCTTGCAACCCTGTTAGTATAGTAAGTATTACTACATACTCCATAtcagaaaaagagaagaaattaaAGGGAATATAATATAAACTTTATTTATACCAAGAACAAAAGCAGCAGCTTTCATTCCTCCATGTTTAATGGAGTTTGAAGGTCTTCCTCTCCAATCAACACTACTATTAGTCTCAGCTTCACAAATATTGTTGTTATCTTCTTTTTCTCTGCCTGTCTCCATCTCCATTTTTTCCAAAACTATCTCTCTCGTTGTACTTAATTTCCTCTCGTATTTGTCTTTATTTTCAACACGATAAAATTAAGAGAAATAATAGAGACAGTAACTAGCTCTTCCTGGTTTTGTCAGCACAGTGAAACAAAACTTAGAAGAGGTTGTCTTTATTGCTAATAATGCTGAAAATGAGCTCCTATTTATAACACTTCAATATCTATTACCTTTCTTTCAATAGCCACCTTTGTTGGATATTGAGACAAACACTCACCACTCCCCTATAGTTATCGAGTCAAACTCTGCTCACGGatacaataaataaaaaaatttacacAATCAATATATTATCAGCAACAATATAACTtaatatctttcttttttttctaggTAAATAAACTTCTTTTTTACCAAAAATACATTTTCCTAAAGttaaagtgtttggccaagcgTTTAGAAGTGAACATAtgtttaataaaaatttaaaaaactgacaaatatatgatctattaaaatatttttatgggaccatttttttagcaacacatgatagttattttcttagtcgtctaacaataattttccGTTGACatacgctttcaaggttaatcgaatttaataattatacattaaaatcaatatgatattatatttaattttaaattatcattcgaaaaagatataagaaataTTAACATATGAATGCCTCATTTCAATAACACTTGGTAAGAAAGTGATGatataatttattatttaaagtaaataaaaatggagATGCACTTTATAGttatattaaatattacatcccaaatatttttagatattttttaaagaaaattctatatgaagtcttaaaaattatatattaaaattatatatttatatgtcggctTGATTTGAACTTTTTTGCTCAAtaacaaaccaaatcaaacctagtcgaattttttaatcggttggtttgacttttcggacTGATGCGATTTTCCGATTCGATTTGAATACCCCTAATAAAAAAGCGGTAGATACTAGATAGCATAAGATCAATGATACGCATGTTAATATTACTAGGTCAACTAAATGTTACATTGGGAATATGTGGTAACACCACGGAGATGATGAGTTTGACGTGGAGGCTGAGGCAGCCGCAGTAAATGCGAGAACCTGTGTTGCACCACCAGTGGACGAGCAACATGATCAACCCCCCTCCACCCCCGACGACAGATATTACTCACAATGTTGTTAACCATGCAGGCGGCGCCGCTCTCCCAACCATTCtgaaaaggatggaggaaatggaaaatgagaacaaggCACTTCGGGACCAAATGAAAGAACATCAAGAAAGGCTCAATAAAATACCGGGCGCTCCTAAGTTATTGCCGAAGAGAGATGCCGGTCGGTTCATCGAGCAGCTATATAGTGATAGCGCtgccccacatgccataccaaagacctttaaaatgccgccttatctgaaaatatatgatggcacAACCGACTCTGAGGATCATGTGACCCATTACGTCACcgccgtgaaaggcaatgacctcgccaaggaacaagtatcctccgttatgctaaagaaattcggtgaaacctTTACGGGAGGTGCATTGACCTGGTACTCGCAACTGCCGGCACGTTCCATCGAAACCTTCGAGGAAATGGCCGATAAGTTCGTGGCGGCCCATTCCGGGGCCAAGAAGGCCGAGGCAAGAGTGAATGACATCTTTTCTATCAAACAGTCCCCGGGAGATGGactgagggacttcctcgcccgttTTTACCGAGTAAGAATAACTTTGCCCAATGTATTAGAAGGGATGGCGGTAGCTACTTTTCAAAATGGGCTAAGCTGAAATGGTTCAAGGGCGACAAGAAAATTATTAAGCTTGCTTATGAAATATCCCCCAACAacttgggatgaaatacataATGCCTACTGTACCGAAATTCGAGCAGACGAAGACGGCCTCAATGGGCCGACTCATCAACTGATCTCAGTACAAGCAGAATCCAGAAAGGATCAGAGAAATGATATCAAAAGAGATCCCGTAGCCTCACGACCAAACCGAGAACGACATCTCCCATATGTCATAACTATCGATGCATCTTCATCTCTCCATGAAGAAGGCCCACCCAGATCAAGAACAGAGACTCACCggaatgagagaggtatgccccatTTACTATCCGCTCACAATTTTTACGTGTCACCTACAGAGATCATCTACGCCTTGGACAAGCTCGGACCAAAGGTAAAGTGGCCACACAAGATGAGGTCGGACCCGAATACCAGAAAATCAGACGCCCTCTGCGAGTTCCATCAAGAGCGGGGACACAAAACCGAAGATTGCATCACCCTAAGACAGGAGGTCGTAAACATGCTGTGAcagggacacctcaaagaattgCTGAGCGATCGGGGAAGGACAAAATTTGCCAGGGGACGTGAACAACATCAAGGGCTGCAGAAGCCGCCCTCGCCAGCCAGCACCAtccatatgatcatcggtggttGGGATGATGCTCCCATCAACAACGTGaagttcaccacaacccacaagctcaaacagtcgatcacccacgaacggtatgatgaactcaaagaaagtatcatcttcgataagtcagataccaacggtttgtctttccctcactacgATTCTCTCGTTATCACTTTACGAAGATACCAACGTAAGACGTATTATGGTAGATGATGGGAGTGGCGTATAtattatccatcctcgagtactcactcaaatgaaactcgaggacaagatagtgcCACGCTGCATCACACCAACAtgatttaacaatgcagttgagcgaaCATATGGCGAGATCACACTCCCCGTCTTGGCGGGTGGCGTCACTCTGGAGACCACCTTCCACATCAGGACCAGGACACAACATACAACGTCAtaatagggcgaccatggatTCACACCACGAGAGTTATACCCTCCATCTTGTACCAAGTTATCAAATTCCCACCTCATTGGGGCATATTCAGTATACGAGGGGAGCATCGCACATCCCAGGAATATTAGCGCATCGCCCTAGACTACACGACCATCCAAAAAATAAAGGATAAATAAAATGAGGCATAGAAATCAGTAGGGTCGAGGTCAGTATGCGATGACGGCGAGGACGTCATGAGGGACCCTGATATAGTCAGGGCCGCAGGatcgaccatagaagacctcggCCAGTTCAATTGGATAGCAACGACCATAACAAGAAATCTTACATCGGCTGCAAACTTCAAGAACCTGGTAAGTTTCATAAATTTTTAACTCATACTGCACACTTGTTCGCTTTTAGACATGCAGATATTCCAGGTATCCCAAAGGAAATCGCCACACACAAATTGAATGTCGATCCACTCTATCCTCCGGTGAGGCAAGTTAGGCATAAGTTCAACTCCGCAATTAATGATGCAGTACGCGAAGAAGtggaaaaaatattagaaaaCAACTTCGTCAGGGAGTCGAAGtatccccaatgggtcgccaacagagtcatggtgaaaaagaagaacggCAAGTGGCGGATGTGCGTAGATTTCACCGACTTGAACATAGCTTGCCCCAAGGATTCATTTCCATTACatcatatcgaccaactcatcgacgcaacagCTGGGCACGAGCTACTAagtttcttggatgcctactcgggCTATAATTAGATCCTTATAGAGgaagaggaccaggaaaagatcaccttcatcacccaccagGGGACGTACTGCTACAGAGTCATGCCCTTTGGATTGAACAATGTTGTGGCAACTTACCAAAGGCTGGTGACAAAAATATTCAAAGAACAACTCAAAAAAATGATGGAAGTCTACATCGACGACATGCTggtcaaatccaaaaggaaagaggATCACATCGACCACTTGAGAGAAGCCTTCAGAATACTCAGACAATACGACATGAAACTGAACCctgaaaaatgtgcattcggcgtGGCCTCAAAAAAATTCTTGGGTTTCCTATTGTCGCAGCGTGGTGTCGAGGTCAAAGCTCgaccaaatcaaggccatcgaaagGATACCAGAGCACTTGACCACAACAAAGCAGGTGTAGAGGATGACTGGTCGCATCTCCGCCCTTTCTAGGTTCATCTCACGATCCTCCGATAGGTGCCACAAGTTCTTCGGTGTACTCAAAAAGGATAACGGCCTCCAATGGACTCCTTAGTGCATCCAAGCCCTGAAGGAGTTAAAAGTGTACCTGTCCTCACCGTCGTAGCTCTCAAAACCAGAACCAGGACAGCTTCTCCTCGTCTATCTCGCTGTGTTTGAAGTAGCTGTGAGCGCAGTCTTAGtccaagaaaataaaggtacgcaatctcccatctattacattagcaagacACTAGTGGACGCCGAGACCAAATAACCTCATCTTGAAAAACTAGCTCTagccttagtcgtagcttcacgaaagcttacactgtatttccaatgccaccccatctcggtcgtCACGACTTCCCCCTTAAGAAGAATTTTACATAAACCCAAACTATCGGCCAGATTGGCCAAGCGAGCACGAAATTACATATCGGCCGCGAACGGCGATAAAGTCACAGGTCCTCGCTGACTTCGGTGCAAAAATAATGCCCGTAGTCAAAAAGGAAGTCATCCACACTTCTTCCCATATACAAGACCTCTATGTCCTGTACAACGACGACGCGTCTAACGTGTCAGGGTCTGggctgggactcgtactcgaagtcccaacaGGCGAAGTGATTCGCTAATCCATAAGGTGCCCAGACATGACTaataacgaggccgagtatgaggccgtaattgcaggactGAGACTAGCACTCAAATACGGGGTGAAGTGACTAAGGTTGCACTGCGATTCTTAGCTCgtggtcaaccaagtcacagggggactttccaaatcaaggagcaAAGGTTAAAAAATACCAGGCCGAACTCTGCAAACTAATACCCGAGTTTGTCGAATGTCAGCTCGACAAGATCCCCCGAGCCCAGAACATCGAGGCGGACGGATTCGCCAAATTAGCAGCAGCCACCAAAAACATTAAAACCGGAGACCGGAATGTGGTCCACCTCCTAAGCTCGTCGATAGAGCACatcgaggtaagaaccataaacctgAATTGGGACTGGCGCAATCGTATTTTTGCATATTTGCAGGATGGCATACTCCCTAGCGATAAAAAAGAGGCCTCGTTTTTATTACACAATAATATATTATCGGCAATAATATAACTTaatatctttctttttttccagGTAAATAGCTTCGTCTAAGCTTCTTTttgacaaaaaatatatttttctaaagttaaagtgtttggccaagcttttaaaagtaaaaatatgtttTTGAATataatcaaaaataatttttgagaaaaatagaaaaaaataacttcttcccaaaagtacttttttgaaaattaCTTCTGAGAAAACAAAacttagaagcactttttaaaagttttGTCAAATACTAATTGTTGTTCAAAAgtaatttttagttaattaactAAATAGAAAttgtttctcaccaaaaatactttaaaaaaaaataattttcaaaataagatCACCAATTTTGAAAAGTATGGCCTCGTTTACTGAAGGATCATCAATTTGGAAAGGATGGAAGCCCTAAATTTCAAGGTAAAAGACTTCTTTACTTTTCAAGGTTGGGAAATATTTTTTCCCTGACCCCTCCAAAGGTCTATGAAGACTTAGTTCGCATGTTCTATGCAAATCTTCGCTCCCAATTTAATATACTAAGGAGGTCACATTTTAAGGTAATTCAATAATATAATATTTGTATGTTTAGTTTTTATGTCAAATAAGTTGTAAAACAAAAcacgacaaaagttgtcgcaagttACATTTATAATTTGACCTAAATTTGGGTCTAATATCACTGAGCATTTCTCTAAATATACTTTGAGTTATGGGGTGATATATCCATTAAATTGAATCTGTACGAGTCTATTTTTCAATGCATTAAACTGTTTGTAGATACGACATCGATGTTTGATGCTTGGCCACCCAAGCTATAACTCatgttaattaaaaaaaaagatatgtAAATGACTTTGAAGTGACTTGATATTGTTAAAAAGTTTATCTATCAAATATCAATGTGAAGTTAAACTCTTTTGTATTTCCTCCTACCTCCTAGTTTCAAGTTTCAACTGACACTTTCTATAGACTATACGGTACTTTTATtcttcttgctttttttttttggcgggggggggggggggagggacaGGGTAGAGGGAGGTTATTCCAAAATGGaggaaatttttaattttttttttggtcaaca
It encodes the following:
- the LOC142173852 gene encoding protein NRT1/ PTR FAMILY 4.3-like, whose product is MEMETGREKEDNNNICEAETNSSVDWRGRPSNSIKHGGMKAAAFVLGLQGLEIMGIAAVGNNLITYVINEMHFSLSESANIVTNFIGTVFILSLLGGYLSDSYLASFWTLLIFAFVELSGFILLSVQAHLPQLKPPKCNNMLNTHDNGDQLCAEAKGFKALIFFVALYLVALGSGCVKPNMISHGADQFNHQKQSKQLSRYFNAAYFAFSMDQLIALTLLVWVQTHSGMDVGFGVSAAAMALGLITLVAGTFFYRNKPPQGSIFTPIAQVLVAAFLNRKHISPSDTRMLHDNIGILLHTNRFRFSDKACIKVQDGNNTKEISRWRLCTVTQVEQVKILISVIPIFACTIIFNTILAQLQTFSVQQGSTMNTKLIKNFHIPPASLQSIPYILLIFIVPLYDTFFVPFARKFTGHDSGITPLQRIGLGLFIATFSMVSAALMENKRRISAVNENKTISIFWITPQFLIFGISEMFTAVGLIEFFYKQSLKGMQSFLTAITYCSYSFGFYLSSLLVSLVNKTTSNSSHGGWLSDNNLNKDRLDLFYRLLAVLSFLNFLNYLFWATWYSKNQTSSATIQQDFNSKVVGDDSIA